The DNA segment AGAGCCGCCCCGTGGCCCAGAACCAGACGAAGGGAATGAGGAACACCAGCCCGATCAGACGGCCCCAGAGCCGATGGAACCATTCCCAGAAGAAAATCTGCTTGAACTCCTCCAGGCTCATGCCCCGGTTGACGTACTGGTATTCCGGGATCTGGCGGTACTTCTCGAACTCTGCCATCCACTGCGCCTCGTTCAAAGGCGGGATGGCGCCGGTGATGGGCTTCCATTCGGTGATGGACAGGCCGCTTTCGGTCAGACGGGTGATGGCGCCGATGATCGCCATGGCGAAGACCATGGCCGCACAGCACAGCAGCCACGCCGCCACGGCCCTGGTCGCGGCCTGCGCCTTGCCGCCGATGGCGGCGGCGGGGCTGTAGGTTTCGGTGGTCACGGGAACTGGCCCTTTCAGGCGGATCACATCATTCCGGCCCGATATGGGCGCTGCGGGCGCAGGGGTCAAAATCTATCCGTGCGGCCCGGGGTCGCATCGGCGGCCAGGGCGGCCAGCAGCTCCCGCATCGCCGCCGCAGGATCGCCCGCCCGCATGATGCCGCCCATCACCGCCAGCCCCGCCGCCCCGGCCCGCCGGCAGGCGGCGGCATTCCCGGCATCCACCCCGCCCAGCGCCAGCACCGGCACGCCGATGGCGGCCGCCTCGGCCAGCGCCCCCGGCCCCAGCGCCGGGCCGTAGCCGGGCTTGGACTCCGTCGGGAAGACCGGGCTGAAGGTCACGTAATCCGCCCCGCCCTCCCGCGCCGCCCGCACCTCCGCCAGCGTGTGGCAGGAGACGCCCACCAGCGCCGCGGGGCCGAGCAGCCCGCGGGCCCGCGCGGCATCGCCGCCGGCCGGCAGATGCACCCCGTGGCAGAGCCCCGCGGCGGCCGGATCGCCATGCACCGTCAGCCGCGCCCCGTGCCGCTCCGCCAGCGGCAGCAGCTTCCGCACCAGGGCCGCCAGCCCGTCCGCCGGCAGGTCCTTCTCCCGCACGCCGACCCAGCGGCAGCCGCCCGCCAGCGCCGCCGCGACCACCTCCGCCAGCGGCCGGTGGGCCTGCATCCGGTCGGTGATCAGCAGCACGGGCGGTGCAGGCAGGGCCACGGCGTCAGCTACCGATCAGGCCCAGCTCGGGGCTGGATGCCTCGGCACGGGTGCGCTTCGGGATGCGGCCGGCCAGACGGGCCAGCCTGCCGCCCTCCACCCCCGCCCGCATGGCGGCGGCCATGCGCACCGGATCGGTGCTCTTGGAGACGGCGGTGTTCAGCAGCACGGCGTCGCAGCCCAGCTCCATCGCCAGGGCGGCGTCGCTGGCGGTGCCGATCCCGGCATCCAGCACCACCGGCACCGGGCTGCGGGCGCAGACCGTTTCGATGTTGTAAGGGTTGAGGATTCCCAAGCCCGTGCCGATGGGGGAGCCCAGCGGCATCACCGCGGCGCAGCCCACATCGGCCAGCTTCTGGCAGACGATGTGGTCGTCGGTGCAGTAGGGCAGCACGATGAAGCCGTCGCGCACCAGCTCATCCGCCGCGCGGAGCAACTGCTCCACATCCGGATAGAGCGTTTCGCGGTCGCCGATCAGCTCCAGCTTCACCCAGTCGGTGCCCAGCGCCTCCCGCCCCAGTTGGGCGGTCAGCACGGCGTCCTTCACGGTGGCGCAGCCGGCGGTGTTGGGCAGCAGATGGACCTTTCCGGCCACCAGCTCCAGCAGCCCTTCCCCATGGCCGGTCAAGTCGGCCCGGCGCACGGACACGGTCAGGATCTCCGCCCCGGACGCGGCCAGGCTGTCCAGGAACACCTGCTGGTTCGGATAGCCGGCGGAGCCCAGGAACAGACGGGAGCCGAAGCTCTTGCCGGCGATCTTCAGCGGGTCGGTGTGGATATTGGTCATGATGGGTCCGATCCGGCGGCTCAACCGCCCTGCATGATCTTGACGATTTCCAGCTCGTCGCCGGGGGACAGCGACGTCTCCCCCCAGCGGGCGCGCGGCACCACGGCGCCGTTCAGCGCCACGGCGATGCCCTTCGCCGCGGGATCGTAGCCTTCCCGGGCCAACAGCTCCACCAACCCCGATGGCGCGCCCTCGCGGGGCTTTCCGTTGAGTTTGATCATCTTTTCCTCAAGGCCACCGCCATTTTCCCTCGCCCATCGACAGGCTCAGGGTGAGGGAAAATGGCTCCATTCGTGATGTTACTGCTCCGGTCTCACCCTTTGGCCTCACCCTGAGCCTGTCGATGGGCGAGGCCAAAGCAGGCCGGGACCCCATCACCCCCCACCCCCGAACCGCCCCATCCCGAACCCGGCGATCACATCGGCCGTCCGCCCGGTCAGGACCAGCTCGGCGATGCTGTCGGCGGTCACGGGGGTCAGCAGGATGCCGTTGCGGTGGTGGCCGGTGGCCAGCACCAGCCCGTCGACGCCGGGGGCCGGCCCCAGCACCGGCGCGTCGTCGCGGCTGCCGGGGCGGAAGCCGGTCCACATCTCGGCGATGGGAAGCTCCTCGATCCCCGGCAGGGCGCGCCACGCCGCCTCCAGCAGGGCCAGCACGCCGCCGGCGGTCAGGCTTTCGTCCCAGCCCTTCTCCTCCGTCGTCGCCCCCACGATCAGCGTGCCGTTCAGCCTGGGCACCAGATAGCATTTCGGCGGCCACACCACATGGCGCAGCAGGGGATTGGCCGGGTCCATGCGCACCGACAGCATCTGGCCCTTCACCGGCCGCACCGGCGGCATGGCCCCGGCGGGCAGGCCGGCGATCTGGCGCGACCAGGCGCCGGCCGCCAGCACCACCGCATCCGCCGGGCGCAAGTCCCCGTCCACCACGACGCCGCGCACCCGGCCGGCCGCGATGTCCACCGCCTGCACCCCGGTGCGCTGGTGCAGCCGCCCGCCGGCCTTGGCGAAGGCCAGGATCAGGGCGGCGCAGACCTGGCGGTTGTCCACCTGCCCGTCGGCCGGGCTGAACACCCCGGCGGAGGTGCGGGGGTTCAGGAACGGCTCCCGCTCCTTCACCGCGGCACCATGCAGCCAGTGCAGTTCCAGCCCCAGCCCGCGCTGGAATTCATAGGTGCTGCGCAGATGTTCCACATCGTCGCGGGTCAGGGCCACGGCCAGCGTGCCCTCCTGCCGCAGGCCGACCCGCATGCCGCTGGCGGCCTCCAGCTCCGCCGCGAAGCCGGGCCAGCGGCGCTGGCTTTCCCGGCACAGCGGCAGCAGGCTCTGCTCCCCCGGTTCGGCCTCGACCCCGGCGGCCAGCATGCCGGCGGCGGCGCGGCTGGCCCCCGCCCCGGCGGTTCCCTTCTCATAGATGTCGACGGCGCAGCCGGCCTGCGCCAGCCGCCAGCCGATGGACAGCCCGACCACGCCGCCGCCGATGATGGCGACGGCAGGCTTGGCCGCCGATGTGGATGGAATCGTCATGGATCGCGTGCTCCCTTCGCCGGCATGACCCGGATCAGGTTCTATGGGTGTGATCTCAGCCGCGGACCGCCCGCGGCACCCCAGGCCCCTAGAGTCATGGACCTTGGCGGACGGCAAGGCAAGAGGGTGGGACCGGAGACCGCGGATACCGGGCCGCGCGTCGCGCCCTACACACCCCGCAGCCTCGCCATCGCCAACGCATCTACATAGC comes from the Indioceanicola profundi genome and includes:
- a CDS encoding thiamine phosphate synthase; its protein translation is MALPAPPVLLITDRMQAHRPLAEVVAAALAGGCRWVGVREKDLPADGLAALVRKLLPLAERHGARLTVHGDPAAAGLCHGVHLPAGGDAARARGLLGPAALVGVSCHTLAEVRAAREGGADYVTFSPVFPTESKPGYGPALGPGALAEAAAIGVPVLALGGVDAGNAAACRRAGAAGLAVMGGIMRAGDPAAAMRELLAALAADATPGRTDRF
- the thiG gene encoding thiazole synthase (functions in thiamine (vitamin B1) biosynthesis; in Bacillus subtilis this enzyme catalyzes the formation of thiazole from dehydroxyglycine and 1-deoxy-D-xylulose-5-phosphate and ThiS-thiocarboxylate), translated to MTNIHTDPLKIAGKSFGSRLFLGSAGYPNQQVFLDSLAASGAEILTVSVRRADLTGHGEGLLELVAGKVHLLPNTAGCATVKDAVLTAQLGREALGTDWVKLELIGDRETLYPDVEQLLRAADELVRDGFIVLPYCTDDHIVCQKLADVGCAAVMPLGSPIGTGLGILNPYNIETVCARSPVPVVLDAGIGTASDAALAMELGCDAVLLNTAVSKSTDPVRMAAAMRAGVEGGRLARLAGRIPKRTRAEASSPELGLIGS
- the thiS gene encoding sulfur carrier protein ThiS encodes the protein MIKLNGKPREGAPSGLVELLAREGYDPAAKGIAVALNGAVVPRARWGETSLSPGDELEIVKIMQGG
- the thiO gene encoding glycine oxidase ThiO; protein product: MTIPSTSAAKPAVAIIGGGVVGLSIGWRLAQAGCAVDIYEKGTAGAGASRAAAGMLAAGVEAEPGEQSLLPLCRESQRRWPGFAAELEAASGMRVGLRQEGTLAVALTRDDVEHLRSTYEFQRGLGLELHWLHGAAVKEREPFLNPRTSAGVFSPADGQVDNRQVCAALILAFAKAGGRLHQRTGVQAVDIAAGRVRGVVVDGDLRPADAVVLAAGAWSRQIAGLPAGAMPPVRPVKGQMLSVRMDPANPLLRHVVWPPKCYLVPRLNGTLIVGATTEEKGWDESLTAGGVLALLEAAWRALPGIEELPIAEMWTGFRPGSRDDAPVLGPAPGVDGLVLATGHHRNGILLTPVTADSIAELVLTGRTADVIAGFGMGRFGGGG